The genomic interval CTTGCGCCCTTGCTCATTCACGAACTTCATTTGGCGGATCTTGAAATGTCTTAGACGTGAAGGAATTAGTGAATGAGTCACGCCTATACCAGCTATGTTGTGGAAGATGATTCCAGCTATCTCTCGTGTGCGGATGcgacggtgtcaaatgctctcaTGATATCAGTTGCCAACGGGAGTGTGCGGGAAGGGGAACGTGGTTCGGCGGATGcgacggtgtcaaatgctctcaTGATATCAGTTGCCAACGGGAGTGTGCGGGAAGGGGAATGTGGTTCGGCTGAAGCCATCCAGGGAGTGTGTTGTGAGAGGTTCGTATGTGGACTGTGGTGGCGGAGCGGTTGGGTGTACAGCtgtgctgtgtgggtgagggggtggcatGTTCGGGTTGGGTCTCCTGCGGGCCAtttgtcctttctttttttttctttttttaaggagtTTGGATACTGTTGGGTGCAGTGGAGGGGAGGCTGGATGGCAGGATGGGTAGTACGTATATTTGGTAAGTTCTCCGGTGTTTGGGATTTCGTTTCGTGGCCAGGAGTGGCTTGAATAGATCCGTGAGTGCCTGGATTGCAATAAGACTAAAATGTGtagctattttttctttttatgcgaACGCTTCATTTGGTGTCAGGGCCAGTTGTGAGGGGAGTTCTCTAAGCCTTTTTATTTTCCATGTTGGGTCGCGGGTGTCAAAGGGTATGAAGGGTGGTTCAGCAGCTAGTTTCAGGGATGAATTTGATGTAGGTCATTCCGTGACTTCgttcacgggtgtgtgtgtgtgtgtgtgtgtgtgtgttccgtgagtgtgttttgtgtgttctttgggagaaggggTTGTTGGCTAGGGCCAGAAGCCCATCGTGTTTGTTGCTGTAGGTGTTCTTTCATATATCATTTGAAGTACCACAGGGTTAAGGATGGAGTGGGCCAGGCATGTTGCCTCGCCTCTCTCTGTGACTGGATTAATGATGAAGGGTTGACGTAAGAGTTGGCACTTGTTGTGTGATGTCTGCTGGTGCAGAgctggtctgtgtgtggggggaacacATGCCTCTTAGTTATAAGGGGGATGTCACCAGATCTTAGGGTATATCtacatcacataatgccctccagcagcaaggGTTCGAACTCCCGTACCTTTTTGCGTGGTAGCTTTGGGAACGGGTTCGGATCCTTGCTGTCGGAGGGCAtcgtgtgttctatgaaggtgcgcgttcatatgcgctatattcatatatacatatacacatacatacatatatatctcctACCTGGAGAGAATGGCCACTACACCCTCGGGTCCGTCTCAGGCCCTTGAGacagggaggggtggtggagccTAGGAAGAAGCGTACTCACCGCCTTGAAGCCCCTGTACATGAGTTGAAGCTCCTTCTTGCTGAACTTAGTCGTTCTCGCCAGGGCCTCAATGCCGTCCGGCTTGTAGCGCACGACGCTCAGTTCGATGTCGTCAGGGTCGTGATCTGGcccggggtgggttggggggagagagagagagaacgagaagttGGGGTGGTTTAGTTCCTGAGGAGAAAATGTAGGGTAtgggagggtgggtgaagggaggtgagaaatgggatgggGGGTATGATTGCCTAAGGGTCATGACTAGGAGGAAATATGGAAGAAGAGGtgttgctggggaggagagacaggGGGGTGTAATTAGGTCATGGTGGGGAGAACTGAACTCGGAGGGAGGTTACTGGGGAGATGAATGGGGAAGATGAGGATCTTGAGGGCCATAAGGGGAGGATAGGGGGACGAAGGAAAAAGAGGTGGTCGTCATAACCGGGGAGGAATGATGGGGAGATTATGTGTGGGGAGAAAAATGGCGGTGAATAAAGCGAGAGCTGTGTTGGGGAGGCTATCTAGAAACCAGATAATGGGGtggggaaattatatgagggCGATAAAGAGGCGTAAGGAATCTCTGAGTGTGATGGATTGGGAGGGGAGATTAGATAGGGGAGAAATTAAGGGCGAGGAAATTATTTCGTTGGTAACCGCGAGGGACAGAAAAGATttgtggggaggaagtggggCGAGACAGAAGAATCTGGGGAGGTTATTGGCTTAAGGGGAGAAGAAAAGGGTAGTGAAGGaaagtagagaggcttgggagattGTTTTCATGGGGATGGGGGTGTCTACGTAGCTtgggggagaaagagggggggaAGACAAGGGGTAGTTGGTTGTGGGGAGCTTAGGTTGTGGTTTTGGAGGGAGTGACATTGCACGTGTTGTACATACAAGAAATATCAGACAAtgacaagaaaaacaaaacaacagcAAAAATTGGACATTTTAAATTctgaaaagtaagagaaaaaaagatttttgatttttttttttttaggttttgtttgttgtttttttgttgatTGAAAGGAATTTCTCCAATACGACCTGCTCTCTGTTGGGCGCGGGAGAAGacggtgttgtggtagtgggcgTACGTCATGACGGAAATCACACGGTATGGCTGATGGTACGAAGGCACACGTAGGATTTCACCACTAGCCCCAAATTGTTGGCCACAGTGACATCAAGTGGTCGTGATTAACCCCATGAGTAGtacgggacgacccctgagcatggggtggtacgacccctcgaccacGTCAGTGTCATGGTGTGATGCGACCCCTCGACCACGTCAGTGCGATGGTGTGATACGACCCCTCGACCACGTCAGTGTCATGGTGTGATGCGACCCCTCGACCACGTCAGTGCGATGGtgtgatacgaccccttgaccacgtcAGTGCGATGGCGTAGTGGTCGTTAGTACGACCCTTAATGGTCAGGTGAGGGGCCAGGCCATCGTCACACGCACgtgtcgttaccgtcgtgctcaagggggtcgttaccgtcgtgctcaagggtcgttaccgtcgtgctcaagggtcgttcccgtcGTGTTTGAGTCAAGGTCTGGAGCGGCGGAGGAGTGAAATACGTCGCTCACAcgtgcactgagagagagagagagagggagagagagagagagagagagagagagagagagagaggagggagagagagagagagagagagagagagagagagagagaggagggagagagagagagagagagagagagagagagagagagagagagagagagagagagagagagagaagcacagcGAGGTAGAATGATTGGGAAAGTTCCCAGTTCTAGAAGATCACTTGTTCCATCAGGGTCGGTGAGGGGGAAACtttgagggggtgtggggggccgCCTTGAACTTGAGTGAAGCTTTTTAAAAGTTTGTGAACTTGATTGCAGCGTAAGGTCGCTCGTGCGCGCGCGCTCGCTCACTCgcactctcctccttcctcctacgcctcctcctcctcctcctcctcctactcctcctcctcctcctcctcctcctcctcctcctcgcgttcTTCCGTCACCGGTCGAATAGAACTTTCTTTTTTCTGCTGTCGGCAACTTGTGTGTCAGTCAAACTCGTTAGTGAGttcttgattctctctctctctctctctctctctctctctctctctcctctctctctctctctctctctctctctctctctctctctctccctccctccctccctccctccctctccctctctccctctctccctctctctccctccctccctccctccctccctctctctccctctctccctctctccctctccctccctccctccctccctccctccctctctctccctctctccctctctccctctctccctctctctccctccctccctccctccctccctccctctctctctctctctctctctctctctctctctctctctctctctctgtgtctccctccctccctccctctctccagtcgccacacacacacacacacacctgggaggtGAGGAAAAACCCCGTGTCTCAGAAGAGGGTTTGCGAATTCCAGGAAAAATcacaaagaaaacgaaagaaacaTTTGCGATTATCAGAAAATCTGGCGAGTGTGTGGCCTAACATTATTGGTCCAGAGTGAAGACTTGAGTGCATGGGGTGAGCTGAGTGCACGGTGTGAGTTGAATGCACGGGGTGAGTTGAGTGCACGGGGTGAGTTCAGTACACGGGGTGTGTTGAGTGCACGGGGTGAGTTGAGTGCACGGGGTGAGTTGGGTACAAGGGGTGAGTTGAGTGCACGGGGTAAGTTGAGTACACGGGGTGTGTTGAGTACACGGGGTGTGTTGAGTACACGGTGTGAGTTGAGTGCACCGGGTGAGTTGAGTACAGGGGGTGAGTTGAGTGCACCGGGTGAGTTGAGTGCACGGGGTGAGTTGAGTGTGTGATTGCACTCAAATCTGTTGAGTGCATGACTGAGTGATAAGACAGGACCAGAAGGGGTTATCAGTTCACTTGTGTTTGTGTCATTAAAGAGAACAAATACCACAAAATAAActatttatatagatatacaaGTGTTTCAATAGGTTAAGAAAATGGGTAGTGGTACAATAATTGATAAAGGGAGATTAAAGTATCGTACTGTTTAAGCAAGTAAAACAAGGGGGAATAGAAAACGATAGAATGAATaaaaaggagatagatagatagatagatagatagacatagatagatagatagatagatagatagatagatagatagaaatgcaATAGATTGTTGAATCAGGAATTGGAAAGGGAAATAGAGGAATGATAGGTTAATTCATAACACGGAATAAGAGATGTGGTTGTCCCGACCTTACCGGAGATCCGGGTTCAGTATCAgtctgacccgacctgacctgacctgacctggcctgacctgaccgcTAACGATGGCCTGAAATGTCCTCCAAGTTCCCTAATGGAAGATGAAAGAGAAAGTTACGTGCCCGGAGAGGGACGCGAGTGATccgttttctctcttctcttttctcttctcctctcatctctcctctctctctctctctcctctctctctctctctctcagaggggtTTCGAGACCTGTAGTAGACCCCATATGCGCGACAAGGGATAGTctgccctgtcctcctcctcctcctgctccccctccctcaacctcaaaATTCCAGACGCTTTAGCTAGAAGAGACGCATAAACGTAAGCGGTGTTaccagatctcctcctcctcctcctcctcctcctcccccctccggggaggggggggggggggtgtgtgtgtgtgtggtgtgtgtgtgtggtgtgtgtgtgtttttgtgtgttctttgggagaaggggTTGTTGGCTAGGGCCAGAAGCCCATCATGTTTGTTGCTGTAGGTGTTCTTTCATATATCATTTGAAGTACCACAGGGTTAAGGATGGAGTGGGCCAGGCATGTTGCCTCGCCTCTCTCTGTGACTAGATTAATGATGAAGGGTTGACATAAGAGTTGGCACTTGTTGTGTGATGTCTGCTGGTGCAGAgctggtctgtgtgtggggggaacacATGCCTCTTAGTTATAAGGGGGATGTCACCAGATCTTAGGGTATATCtacatcacataatgccctccagcagcaagggttcgaacccccgtaccttttgcgtggtagcttTGGGAACGGGTTCGGATCCTTGCTGTCGGAGGGCATCgtgtgttctgtgaaggtgcgcgttcatatgcgctatattcatatatacatatacacatacatacatatatatatctcctacCTGGAGAGAATGACCACTACACCCTCGGGTCCGTCTCAGGCCCTTGAGACAGGGAGGGGTGGTAGAGCCTAGGAAGAAGCGTACTCACCGCCTTGAAGCCCCTGTACATGAGTTGAAGCTCCTTCTTGCTGAACTTAGTCGTTCTCGCCAGGGCCTCAATGCCGTCCGGCTTGTAGCGCACGACGCTCAGTTCGATGTCGTCAGGGTCGTGATCTGGcccggggtgggttggggggagagagagagaaaacgagaagttGGGGTGGTTTAGTTCCTGAGGAGAAAATGTAGGGTAtgggagggtgggtgaagggaggtgagaaatgggatgggGGGTATGGTTGCCTAAGGGTCATGACTAGGAGGAAATAGGGAAGAAGAGGtgttgctggggaggagagacaggGGGGTGTAATTAGGTCATGGTGGGGAGAACTGAACTCGGAGGGAGGTTACTGGGGAGATGAATGGGGAAGATGAGGATCTTGAGGGCCATAAGGGGAGGATAGGGGGACGAAGGAAAAAGAGGTAGCCGTCATAACCGGGGAGGAATGATGGGGAGATTATGTGTGGGGAGAAAAATGGCGGTGAATAAAGCGAGAGCTGTGTTGGGGAGGCTATCTAGAAACCAGATAATGGGGtggggaaattatatgagggCGATAAAGAGGCGTAAGGAATCTCTGAGTGTGATGGATTAGGAGGGGAGATTAGATAGGGGAGAAATTAAGGGCGAGGAAATTATTTCGTTGGTAACCGCGAGGGACAGAAAAGATttgtggggaggaagtggggCGAGACAGAAGAATCTGGGGAGGTTATTGCCTTAAGGGGAGAAGAAAAGGGTAGTGAAGGaaagtagagaggcttgggagattGTTTTCATGGGGATGGGGGTGTCTACGTAGCTtgggggagaaagagggggggaAGACAAGGGGTAGTTGGTTGTGGGGAGCTTAGGTTGTGGTTTTGGAGGGAGTGACATTGCACGTGTTGTACATACAAGAAATATCAGACAAtgacaagaaaaacaaaacaacagcAAAAATTGGACATTTTAAATTctgaaaagtaagagaaaaaaagatttttgatttttttttttttaggttttgttTTTTGGTTATTTGTTGATTGAAAGGAATTTCTCCAATACGACCTGCTCTCTATTGGGCGCGGGAGAAGacggtgttgtggtagtgggcgTACGTCATGACGGAAATCACACGGTATAGCTGATGGTACGAAGGCACACGTAGGATTTCACCACTAGCCCCAAATTGCTGGCCACAGTGACATCAAGTGGTCGTGATTAACCCCATGAGTAGtacgggacgacccctgagcatggggtggtacgacccctcgaccacGTCAGTGCGATGGTGTGATGCGACCCCTCGACCACG from Panulirus ornatus isolate Po-2019 chromosome 27, ASM3632096v1, whole genome shotgun sequence carries:
- the LOC139757675 gene encoding uncharacterized protein produces the protein MDDPDKKRIRELKLKKVYRWYPWLEKYRFFMLDWLLLCIFVIDHDPDDIELSVVRYKPDGIEALARTTKFSKKELQLMYRGFKAVSTLLPRLYHPSLSQGPETDPRV